The Malaclemys terrapin pileata isolate rMalTer1 chromosome 2, rMalTer1.hap1, whole genome shotgun sequence nucleotide sequence tccagctcctcccctctgagaaaggaaaacaatctGATCACTTCCTTAATCAACTTGTGCAAGAGCCAGGTACcgacatggggtgggggaaagcagagGGGTGCCAGGTGGCGAGTAGGGAATGATCTTGCCTATCAGTGGGATGGAGCAGGTTAGCGTCAACCTTGGTGTTCCATTCACCcttgagctggggaggggaataAACAGGCTTGGTGCTGTGGTaacgtctgtctgtctgtctgtgtctctctctctctctctctggcagaaGAGCAGGGTTGCACTAAAAGCTCAGGAAAACCTGCTGCTTCTCATAAGTGTCGCTCAGCAGGCAGCTGCCACGTACCTGGTACAGAACAGCGCCCTTTGCTGTCTGGTGACTGATCACCTGTGTGACCTGTACAATGCCGTCCCTACTTCAGCCGACCCTGCAGATATCCTCTCCCTAGAGAGAGTCAGCTGGAGGTAGGAAGTTGATGGGTCAGTAGGAAGATAAGGAGAGCCTGGGGTAAATCCATTCCCAGCCTCACTGCAAGGGAACACCCTACCAGCTTTCACTCTTGACCTTCTCCCTGGAAGTATTGGGCCCAGAGAAGACTAGTGAGATCTGTTCTGCAGGGGCTGCACCCTGGCTCCCATGGACCTTGGCAGGATTGAGCACCTTGCAGGCGTGGGTACATAGTGAGGCCTGCTAGGCTGTGGTATCCTCTCCAAGGGGGACTATGGGATGGCTCAAGCTGGGACTGTAAGTCCCTGGAGAATAGCAACAGTGTGGTGTCTGCCCTGGCTCAGGGGGTACAGCCTAACAGAGATCCTCAACCTCTTCCCTACAGGGACCCACTTAGCAATATGGGAAGAGCAGGGTGGTCACCACCACCCCgcgccgccctcccctcccccgcccccccccccggtgggtCATGACCCTGGATGAGAACGGCTGGCCTTGTCGCTCTCTCGGGGCTTTTCCATCTCTGGTGTTCTATGCCATATGGGCCAAGTGAGGACGTTGAGAGAACTAGCAGCTTCCTTCACTGCTGTCACTCCAGAGAGGaggcctcttctcctcctcccccaccccaccccaccccacccccaacgtACCATAGCCCTTGGATGATGCTTTGGAGTGGATTCCTACAGTGTCCTTCACCCCCCTTGGATCTCTTTGCAGGTTGCAGAATAACTCCACCGATGAGGCCTCCTTCCCAGGAAAGGGGAGCCTGGATGCTTTCTTTAGCTGGTTAGATTACTGTGATCACCTCGTGAGAGAGGCCCACCCGGTAAGAAACAAGTGACTTCTCCCCGTTGTTTGTTGTCTTAGATGAGCATTCCTATCTCCTCTGCCCCAGAGGGTGCAAGTCTCTAGAGCAAGacaaatatacatttaaatatgTGGGGAGCCTGATATTTAAGGAATCTTAACTCGTCGTCTTAGCCCAACCCTAGATGCTGTTTCGGGCACAGCCAAAGAGCCACTGATTTACAAGAGTGGATTGGAAACTGGCTGAGTTACACTCATTCCACCTACAGCTAAACATCTTGTGCCCTTTACCTGATGAGCTGCTGGCAGTGGAGTTAGACTGCTGCAGCGCAAGCCGGCCTCACTCATATCTCTGCTAGAACTCAGGCCAGGTCACCTGTTTTCCTCCTGTATTTAGTAGACAACCTCATTAGGCCACTACTAATGGACTTACGAGCCACGGATGTGGTGGTAGATGGGCCATTGGGAACCAAACTGTGTCTTGTCTTATGGCTAAAATTCTCCTTGGAGAAGACAACCTATGGTGCCTTTTTGAGATCCACCAACTCCAGTGGCTCCTGGACTATTGCATCCTGGCTCTTGTGGCTTGGATTTTGGGTTTGCCATGTGTCCTGAAGTGTGTTAGGACAGCCTCAATTTCATCAGGCTTGTCTGTGAGTCCAGCTTGCCAGACAGCTGAAGATCTCTGTGAAACTGCATCAGAGTACGATTAAATTGCAATCCTTGTGTGATATTGTGAAGATCACTATGATGCATCATTGCCACACACAGCTGCAAGATGACAACATGCACCTGCTAAGGTCACAACAGGATTATTTTGTCCCTATGGGGACGTGTTAAAGGGTAGGAGCCATCCTGGATGACCCCAGTCCAGTGGTTTGTGGTTGAACCCATTTAAGAAGACTCCAGCATGTTCTGTCTCCATCTTCTAGGTACCAGGAAACGCTTTCCTTTAATAGGAGTGCCTGGGTCACTTGGTTCCAGAGTCTCTGTGTGCAAGAACCACATACCATGTGTCAGCCCTGGCCAAGGAACAGTGACGTGGCAGTCACTCCCCATGTACATCAGTGACCCCACCACGCCGAGAGAAACTTTAAGGAGCAGCAGAGTCTCTGCTCTTGTCATGCAGGAAGGAATTAGGGGAGTCGTAGGACTATCAGGCAGCTGGTAGCTCATTACTGACTCTCTCTTTGTGACCATCAGGTAGTTGCAGATGCTGTAACGGAGGCCATTGGTGAAAAGCTCTTCCAGGGGATTCTGCAGCCACAGCTCTTGCAGATGTGAGTACACGTGTCTCACAGGCTGAGGGGCCAACCGGCTGTTCACCAGCTTCCTGTGTaaactggggtgggagggatgtcCATGGTGTGAGGCTGAGCTGGTCTGGCACCCACACCAGGCAtgagagggagggaagtgggttaGTCTTGTGGTGAAAGAAGGGATTTGGGAGTCAGGACCTCAGTTCTGTTTCTGGCTATGGCAGCAGCTGGTGCTAAATGAGTCACTgctttggtgcctcagtttccccatctgtagaatggagtTAATGCTGCATTCAGGCTGGTGAGGCTCAGATAATTCCCATTGGAAAAGTGCTTTGCAATCGTGGGATGGCAGGTGTGGTAGATAAGAGGGGTGCATAGCACTCCCACAAGGAGGCAGCTTCCCGGCCACATGCGTCCCATACAAGCTTTTGTGGAAGTTAGTCtgtctttaaacaaaacaaaacaaaaaaatcctcttCCTACACTTAGTGTAAAAGCAAAACCCCTGCCTGCAGAATGGAACATTCCACCAGAGGGATTCTAACCTGGTCTGCCAAGCTGGGGAATTTGAGTCTGGGAAGCAGAGAAAGTTCAATAGAGGGAAAGGCGGGAACATCTGAGCATGCTGGAGACGAGGCAGGGGTGTAAAATAAATGGATTAAGGGAAGAATCAGATCTCCTCTGTTGCAGGGAGTGGTTTTGGCACAGTTTTATAATGCCTTTAGCTGTCATTCAAAGTGATGTGCCTTATTTTATCCACTCTAAGATAGGGTAGTGCTGAGGCCAGTGGTCAGTTCTAAGCCTTCTCCTGCAGCTCATAGAGCCAGTGCCGCTGCTCAGGGCCCCTCCAAAGGCAGTAGCAGAACTGGCCCCTGCAAGATGGAGTTTCACACTTCGCTCTGCATTTCCAGGCCTTCAGTATTATTTTGGACTTTCTTCTGTCCCTGCATAGTAAACTCCCAAACTCATTACACCTGAACTGCCCAGTCTAGCCTCTGGCTTTGGTATTGCCTTGACCCTTTTCATGTGCCCTCCGTCCGCTGCTGTGGTCAATACGCATCTCTAGAGAGACTTTCTCTTTGTGAGCTGGAATAGGTGGCTTTCCAGATATCACATTGCATTACTTTCACATTGCTCTTAGTGTCCCGGAGGCAGTGACATCTTAGGGTCAGAGCAAAAAATTGAGGAGCACGGGCAGAGTccagggttctgttcccagctctgtcatttCCTGTCTCCGTGCCTTGGTTTTCCCATCCATCAAAGGGGACGGTGCTACTGGCCCACCACAGGGGGTGCGTGGGTATAGAGCTTTATTTGTAAAGTCCCTAGAGGTCCTTGGGTGGAGATATTTCCTTTAGAGTACACGGCTCACTGTGCTGCATGTGTGCTCCGAGCAGCTGCATGGAGATAAGCAGCAGTAACTACTTTCTCTCCGCCATTATTTGGCAGGTCTGAACTTGGCATCCTCACCTCTACGGCAATGCTGATGGCCATGGTGAGGCAGATCagcgctcctgccctgctccaggaACTGGTGACATTCCTGCTGGGCACAGAGAGGCAGCCAGAAGCCATCACTGACTCTCCACAGCAGCACCTCCTGCGCTCTCAGCTGATAGAGCACTGCAACCACCTGTCTGATGAGGTGAGGCTGTGTCTGCATGTAGAGTTGCCACCTGCAGCCTCCCATGGCTCTGCCCCTCTCCGGTGGGACCCCAGACTCAGCTTTTACTAGCTAATCTCCCTCTTGGAATTTCAAGGGGGGAAGCTGCTCTTCCTTTTGGACCATTTCCAGACCTAAGGCCCTGCTCCCTTGAGATCATTAATGATGCTGTGGCACCCTGGTAAGATTTGAGGTGTCCTGCCTTAGTTCCAGGCCAGGTCATTGCATTCGGTCTCCTTAAATTCCCCAGGCAGTTTGTCAGATCCAGGATTTTTCATTCTCGGCCCTCAGCAGTCAGGCAGTGTTGCTGTGCGGTGGCTCCATCTCAGTGCTGGATGAAGTGATCCCTGTagaatttgtaaagtgctttgggatattAATAACTGATGCAGTATCGCTCATCTAGAAGGATCCCAAACCACTTCaaatactccagatttacagcacCCCTGGAATGCAGCCATCTCTAGGGGTTCAGCCCCCTGCACATTGCATGCTGTACAACAGTAGAATGCTGGGGCAAACCCCTGCTCCTGTCAGCCATGCTATGAAATCTTTAATGTCCTCACCAAGCAGACAGGATCCCTTGTTTTTAAGGTCTCCTCTGAAAGACCCACCCCCAGTTAACTGCCTGGGAACTCCATGTATCAACCCTGGAAGGGATTATGGTCTGAGATGGCCCTGCAGGGAGTGCTGGGCTTCCTAGCTGCTGGGATAGAATGGCTGTGTTTTAGTGGCAAATTCTTTTCAGGGGAGTTTTAAACACTTGTCCCACAACTGACGATTCTGTCCCTGTAGATCAGCCTCGCTACCCTGAGGCTGTTTGAGGAGCTGCTCCGGAAACCCCATGAGCATATTGTATACAGCCTAGTGCTGAGAAACCTGGAGGAGCGGAGCTACATCCTGCGCAGCCAGCCGGGGCAGGAGGAGCGGAGCACCCACGAGCAGGAGCATTACGAGGACACACTGTAAGTGGACAGAAATGGGAAGCGCAAAACCTGGTGGGCCAAAGCTGGGGCTGCAATGTAATGCCTGTTCCTGACCTTGCAGGGAGCTGGAGGAAGATCCCTATTTCACCGATGAATTTCCAGATACAAGCTTCCGGACACGTAAAAAACCAATGGCATCCTCCCCCCGGGGGCCTGCCAGGCCTAATGAGAAGACAGACGTGAATGAAATTGTTCTCAGGTAGGGCTTTCCCTTGGGCTGTGGGGGCTAAGAATCACGAATGTTGGACCATGCATCCAATGTCTAGCACATCTTTGCCTCCCCTCCACAGGCTAGCTCATGGCTCCGATCCAGCCAGAAGGGTGGGGTGGCTTTGGGGAACTCAGATGCATGAAGGGCAGGTAGAGAAGAACTCAGTGCAATTCCATGGCAGCGCAGGCTGTGAGGACTGGGTGAATCCCCACTCTGGGAGCCCCTGCTCCAGCAAGGGCTCTGTGGACTGGtaggctccctgctccagggaacATGCGGGGTCTGCTAGGATCCCTGCCCCACGGCAGCTAAGTGAAAATGCTAGCCTCTGAATGTCAATTTCACATAGTTCATTTCAGGAACAGCCTATTTTGCTGTTTGGAATGAAAGCAAGTTCAAAAATACTAAAACTTCTGGCAAACCCAACTCCCTGCGTTTTGGTCAGCTTGCATCCTGCCCTACCCAGAAGCCTTCCATAACAGGCTAGAGCTCTGTCTCCCAGGCCCTTTCCCATATTAGTAGCCATGCCAGGGGCCCATCTAAGCTTCGGCTTATAAATTGGGCTATTACTTTGAACTGCAAAGGAAGACCCCACACTTGCTCATTGTTGGGCATCCCATCTCCAGACAGTGTTTTTCTGGTACATTGTTACCAGGAGACCAGCGCTCCAGCTTTCACTAGCCTAAAGCTAATGGGCATTGGCTATCCAGCCCCATTAGAAAGCTTGGGACATCTTACTTAGCCTGCACAGTTCACCACGGCTTCAAAGCCTGTGGCTGGGTAGCTTCACGACCAGCAGTAACCCAAGGAATGACAGCAGGGTAATCTGATGGTAGGTTTCATGGGGTACGGTGGTGCCTGCAGTAAGGGTCAGGAAGGAGCCTGTGCGATGGCTGGAAAGTTAAGTGCCTTATTGGGGAGACCACATTAGGAGCTTGGGATATCAGTCCCAATAGGCACATTCTGCATCTGCTGCATTCACTCCTTTCCCCCCTGGGCCTGGGCAACATCAGCATGGGGGAAATTTGTGTAGAGTACCAGCTCCTGTTGGCTTCTCTCTTTCAGTTTCCTGGGCCTAGTTCCTGATGAGGCAAAGACCTCCTCCTACCTGGAGGAGGCAGGATACGATACCTATGTGCACGATGCCTTAAGGCTGGTAGGTCATTGATGGGGTCCCCATGCCCTTATTCTTTGCTGCCCCCACTCCCGTCTCACAGCTCCCTTCCCATCAGGACTATCCTACCTGGCACACACAGCACTCACTCTGTGCCAGACCTGGCTGCGATTGGGCATACCCACTGCTCAGACAGGGTGGCCAGGAGGGTTTCAAAATCTTTCTTTTCCCCCTCAACCTGGGGCTTCCCTGTCCCATTCCAAGTGGAGATATAAAACGCCTTTGATCTTTAACAGTGCCAGTTGTATTGCCAATTGCTTTGCCAGTGCACCTATCTGCCTCCCACACCCAGCAGTTTGGGTTAAGAGCACATTTGAAGTCTGCTCAGAATTGCAGAGAGCACTTTGTCCTCCTTCATGGCCCCTCACGCTGCTTCTGTCAGTTTCAGGAATGCTCTGCTAACATAGCCTCATGGAATTGGCCTCAGGCACCAAAACCTCTGGAGCCCTGTGACCCACAAGCAGCGTTTTATGAGGGCCACTTCCTGAAGGTGCTGTTTGACCGCATGACACGGATCCTGGATCAGGTAGGGTGAAAACTGCAGCCTTGTTTGGGGGATCGGGGAGCTGTAGTGGCAGCACTCTCTGCTTTACTCTGCTGGAGGTAGGGCTTCCTCTTTGGGGTAACCAATGAGCACCTAGCCATTTTGTAGGATACAAAGGTATCGGCTAGTGACCACAACACGGGACTGCGATCCTTGATCCTCCCAGATCTCCATTCTACCCCAAGGCTTCAGCCAAGTCAGTGGGGAAATGCAACTATTGAATTGAAACTGAGCCTCAACAGGGAAATACATTGTGTCCAGCTTTGTAGACCTGTCTGGCTGTAACAGCTTTGTTACTGAGACTTCTGTAACCTTGCAGGTGGCCTGCAAAAGCAGATAGTTGCCCCCAGGAGCATAGTCCAACAGGAACACAAGTCACCCTcaaagactgtaagctctttggagtaggccctgatcctgattagGGTTTGTGGGCACTCCTGTAATACCAGAGATCCGCCTCACTGGAAGATGGTTTCAGGCTCTCATTgtcctatttttaaatgaatgagaGGGACATGAACCAAAGGCAGAGTCCAAGCCAGGCTGCCCCTACTGCAGgggatctcaaactgggggggTCACGAGGTAATTACTtggggggggttgtgagctggcagcctccaccccaaaccccgctttgcctccagcatttataatagtgttataaattaaaaccactttttatatatatttaagggggagggggggtcaccaatacaaaactttgagaacctCTGCGAAGGCACTTCCAAGGAAGCGATCTCATATTTTTGTCTATGTTCCACAGCCCTACGGACTGAACCTACAAATGACATCAGTGCTGTCCCGCCTGGCCCTCTTCCCGCACCCGCACCTCCACGAATACCTCCTGGACCCCTACCTGAACCTGGCTCCTGGCTGCAGGACGCTCTTCTCTGTACTCATCAGGGTAACTTTTCCCTATGCCAAGTCCTTGGTGGGGCATTAGGGGTTCATGTAGATGTTAGTGTgcaacttggggggaggggagggggaatcagaAAACTGCAAAAATAAGCCCCTCAGCTGCAAAGCTGCCAGCACCAGTAGGCTGAGTGGGCCCAGAGTAGAGTCCTGGACTCGGCTGTATGTACGGAGTGCTCcgaacccagagctggggggcaccTCTCCACCTGCAGGGAGCTAATTCTCACCTCCTCCCTAGGTGATCGGAGATCTGATGCAGAGAATCCAGCGGGTGTCTCAATTCCCAGCCAAGCTGCTGCTGGTCCGGAGACAGTTAATGGGGCTGGTCCCTGAAGAGCAGTAAGTGCTTGTACTTGTATTAGGCTACATCAACTGGTGCCCTGCAGCGTGTGTAACAAGGGGAACACAGTATCTGTCTCAGCAGACATTAACCACCAGGGAAACTCCCCTCATCTCAGCACAGGGCCCCACTCCAGTGTGCTTGATAGAGTGGGCTGGCAGGGAATTAAGTACGAGCAGCCTCAGGGTTGTTTGGTAACGCTCCTGCCCAATCCTTGTGCTCCACACAACAAGCCCCAAGCTGTGTTAAGCTTTCGGGGATGGGCTGAGGCACTGGCTCCCACCCTTCCCCTTCTGCATGGGATCTGTTGGGGTAGTGGAACATCCTGCTCTCCAGGCAAGGGAGCCAGTTTCTCCCCCCTGTGCAGAGCACTCCTCAGCATTTACTTTGGTTCCCTTGCAGGATTGATCACATGACCCTCTTCCAGGGAGTGGTGGTGCTGGAGGAGTTTTGTAAGGAACTGGCAGCCATCGCCTTTGTGAAGTTCACCCCTGAGGGCCCTGTGTGAGCCCAGCCTCCGGCTCTCCTCACCTGCTTCCTGGAGAGAAGATCTGAGTGCAGTGCCAGCACGCGCTGCTGGAATGGGGAGATTAGTACTCCATGGCTCGGGGGAAGGCAGTACCACTCCTCGCTCAGCCATCCACCTTAGCTGAGACCTTCCTGTATCACTGGCCTCCAGAGAATGTCTGGCTCTAACACTCACCTGCCTGATAGCCAGACTCCCCACATCAACCAGCCCCTCTCCACAGAGCAGCAGGGAACCAGGACTCTGCAGCATCGCAACAGAGGGCGACTCCTCCAGACAGTCTCAACATCTTACTCAGGTTTGATGCTTCCCTTTCTGGGGGAAGGGGACTCTGCTTCCTACCTTACAGAACCAATGGTTTGCTCAGATCATTGGTGGAAAGAACATGCTCAGTGTTTAGCTGCCACAGCCCCCAATGTTCAGAAAGCAAGACTAGGTGCATTGAGAGCCCTCCACCATTTCTATCTGCTGCCTCTTAGGAGGAGAGTGGGCAGGAGCATTTGCAGAAAATTATCAGCACCTACAATCAAGATTTTTATAGCTCCTCTTCCAAGTTCCTATGGctagggggagggaaaggaatggaTATATGATCAGGGCAGTGTCTAAAGCCCTGTGGAATAGAGATCTGCATTGCACTTAGTGCACTGTCCTGGCAGTGAGCCCAGAATAGACTTCTAGGTAACTGTAGGTGAAGGTAGGATACAGCACATTGCAAAAGTGGGTGCTCCATCAAACCACCACCCCCCTACAGAGGCCTGCAAGCCTTGTTTCTGGACAGGTGGAATCCATCCAGCCTCCTCTGTGTAACACAAACAGGGACAGACAAGGGAGCCAGCCCCAGCTGGGTGGCCATAAGACTCTTCTTTAGGCCTTTAATCAAAGTGCAACATCTCCAGCTGGTGCTTTGCTGCACCTGGCCCAGCAGGGTCTATTAAAAACACCCTGAATATAAAATATGGACCTGGAAGCCTGCAGTCAGACTCCACCCATGGCACTTATGATGCCTTGCTGGGCGGGCGGCCAGCCTCACCTCTTCCCCTGCAGTCCAGTAGGGAAGGAGGAGTAGGGATGGTGGGTGGCCTTGCAGTAAAAGTCACATTCCCCCCCAGCTGTAAAAGAGGGATAAAAAAGTGACTGGACCTACCTCCCAGACAGATCCTGAGGCTTATTCCATTGGTTTTGATGTGTTTGGGGTTCCTGAGCAAAGCAGGTCAGGCATGCTTGATGTGCCTGTGCGACAGACAAGTCCCACTGGGCCCCATGCGCTGCTGTCAGGGGGCTTTCTGTTAAACAAGCTTTCATTTAGTCCGATGCTCTTGCTCGCTGATGGGGGCCCTGGGGCAAGGAGGAACAGAAGGTACACGGAGTCCTTTATTGGAGGAAGGGTTCATTCTGACTTTGAACTAGCTCCAGTTGATGCTTTCCATATGGTACGAATAGAACCGCCGTGGCTCTGCCAGGCAGCAGAGACATGTAAGGTTGCTCCTTGTCCTCAGCAAACCTTTGGAGGCAGCACCTCGGCTCTGGCTGATCCGAAAATGGGAGAGCAGCCCTGCCCTGTCTTCCTGGAGGTGGGAAGGCGTTTTGCTCTAGTTCAGCTGGACTGAGTGTGAAGCAGAGCACCCTCCCACGCAACCTGCCCCACTGTGAAAGGAAAATCAGAGCTACCTCTAGAGAGCAGGATGCTTCCCTCACATATCCTGGAGAACAGCCCCTTGAGAAGCCAGGAGGGCTGGAGGCCAGCATCAGCTGGGTTCTCACACTTCCCTGGTGTTTCcatataatgggccagattcttaccTGATGTCCGGCTTCATAGTATCATTgacctacaccagctgaggatcttgcccacTGCTTTCCTGGGTAGCAAGGATgaatttgtaaagtgctctgggaATGACGTTAGCAATAGTCTTTATACCAGCAATACTACTCCATTCAACAGGGCCGTGTGTCTGATAGCTATTCACACACCCTGCAGAATCCCAGCATCTCACGCTCTTCCCAATGTAGCGAAAGGTCTCTGGTAACTAGAGCTGTCAGCCAACAAGAGGAGATACAAATTACTGTATTTGggcagtgcctaccacaatggggccccaatcttggttgatctctaggcactaccataatacatgTGATGAACACCACCCTGTCAGGGCAGCTTGTAAGCCTGACAAATCTCACCACAACTGGGTTCTTGACATTAGTATTAAGTGCAGGCTGGATGCTTAGGGGCACCATTGGGTTGGCAATGCACTATTTAATGTTAGTGAGGAAGACAGTTCCTTGCCTGATGGAGCTTAACAGAGAAAGCTGTTTGAAGGCCAATGATCTCCTGATTATTTTCTAGGACAACGACATTAAGTGATTCTTATAGCATATTTAGCTATATTGCATTATCTACAGAGGGGCTTTTGGTCTTGTGTTGCCTCTTATCAACCACGCACAAAGGTGTGTACACCTGGCTGCTTGGTAAATCTGGGTTTTGGTGTTATATTTATGGCAACTGCATCTGGTAAGTGGGTACAATGAACTAGCAAATGTTACAGCGCCACCTCTTTTCAGAACTATGCACTTTTAAATGTATGGTGTGTAACTAAACCAACTGTAAAATTTGTGCAGTTTAAGTCTGTACATATGTATCAGGTACAAGTAACTTAACTCTTCCTGTGGCAATAAAGTGATGTCTTGATAAATTTGAATCAGTGGGCTCCTTTTCCCTTTACAAACCTCTCCTAGCACAATTACAGCGTGTTCTTTTTCAGCTGCACCATATTTATTTAATGAGCTAGCATCTCAATTAGAGGGAGCTGGCTTCTATtcgtggctctgccactgacaagTCACTGCCTCtgtcctcagtttccctctctgtaaaacgGCGCTAGTACTTACCCACCCTTGGAAGTGTATTACGGTCCTTACATTAAAATGCTTCCTGGCCTGTAGCAGGGCTGAAATGTAAGCACGGGGCAGATGCACTCTTAGGGGATGCCACCACTACACACTTTGTTGTTGCTGACTGAACCCCAAAGCAGCCTCCCCGCTTTGGGCGAGACTAAAGCCTGGAACTAAGGCTGGACAGGTTTAAACAACTGCTCTAAAAACAGGCAGGGGAGAATGTAAATCCCTGGCGCAAGGTGGAAGGTTAGAGTGCAGAATGAGGTATGTGAGCCGCCGCAGGAGACAGATTCCTGATGCAGTATCAATAACACATGCAGACCCTGTACTGTTTCCTGAGTATAGGTGGGGCTTTGCCTGATTGTAATGAAAGGTACATGTATTACAAAGAGCAGGGCAGATGCACATCCCACCCCCTACAAGTTACACACAGTTTCCAACCTGGGAGGGTCTACCGCCAAGATTCACAGAGTGGACTAGTGACTTGGGGTGCCCACACCCCTTGAAGAACCCAGCAGCtgccctctgaaaaatcagacccctcTAACGTGGCTCAGACTGGACATCCACACGTCACTGGGTGCCTCAGCCTGTACACTTTACACGTCAGCCCATTCCCCCCTCAACGTGGGAATGGAGTCCAATTGGAGCTGTATCTGGATTTTTGGAAACGGGACTTACCTATGTGTCCTGGTTTTCAAGGGTGCTGGTtgagccagcagctcccagtcacAGTGATTTCCCTTTGAAAAGCAGtctcctcctttctctgctgCTATCCTACCCAGTTATCCATTCCAGAGTCCTCGGACACTCATTCGCCATGCCGAGCATTCTCACAACACGCTAACATGTTGTTTAGCTTTCAGGCTTAATATAAGTTTTGGCATCAGGCACAAAACTGGGTCAGTGAAACCACTTGCTCAGAAATTTCACAGTAAACAACACTGCAAGGGAGTCAAGAACAgcactggaggaggaggagaaatgcaTGAGCCTGCCCAGCAATGACCCTCCAGCGTCTAGCCTGTGCTCTGGAGAGCTGAGCAAAAATCTTTCAACCAGGACTTTtttccattggggggggggggagggggaagaagagagaaataCATTCACTGAATCTGAATGTTGATTTCAAACAATTGCTTCAATTGAAAAAACTTTCAAATTTGGGGGGaattttaaaacatgttgatttgaaacaacttttcattttgaaatttccattaatttttacaatttaacaattaaaatgataaatgctcaaaaataaaaaaaaatcatccacccccccccccccccccccattggtttTATTGACAAATTTTCAATTtgtcaaaaatttcatttttggttcaacctgaaacaatttGTCAGAGTGAACTGAACCAATCGATTGGCCCGGCTCTGGCATACCATGGAAAAGGAGGAACGCATGGCCTAGCAGCACATGGATCACAGGCGCTGGCTGTGGCATGATCAGTCAGTATCTCTCTCCGTCCCCTGTGGAACTGCCAAGGCAGCTGATAGGCCCTGCGGCTGAAGGGGAGTTTGAGGCAAGAAAGCTAACCACTCCTATGTTGCTAGGCAGAGTATGGGTCTCAGTGT carries:
- the FHIP2B gene encoding FHF complex subunit HOOK interacting protein 2B isoform X2, with the protein product MFSRLGAFLQQAVETEPSIDLLEAFTEHWKGLTHYYLETTDENTPVKETDIPWRLKQMLDILVYEEKQHPAGETGPCLEYLLQHKILETLSTLGKAEYPPGMRQQVFLFFSRVLGQVQHPLLHYLNVHRPVQKLLQFGSNALGSATEKEEVQFAAVLCAKIKQDPALLTYILEGKNLLTGSPQGDAGSSQGETLATNGALTASPEQDRERSMGDAPCATLARKPKNSVSSSSPLRKENNLITSLINLCKSQKSRVALKAQENLLLLISVAQQAAATYLVQNSALCCLVTDHLCDLYNAVPTSADPADILSLERVSWRLQNNSTDEASFPGKGSLDAFFSWLDYCDHLVREAHPVVADAVTEAIGEKLFQGILQPQLLQMSELGILTSTAMLMAMVRQISAPALLQELVTFLLGTERQPEAITDSPQQHLLRSQLIEHCNHLSDEISLATLRLFEELLRKPHEHIVYSLVLRNLEERSYILRSQPGQEERSTHEQEHYEDTLELEEDPYFTDEFPDTSFRTRKKPMASSPRGPARPNEKTDVNEIVLSFLGLVPDEAKTSSYLEEAGYDTYVHDALRLFQECSANIASWNWPQAPKPLEPCDPQAAFYEGHFLKVLFDRMTRILDQPYGLNLQMTSVLSRLALFPHPHLHEYLLDPYLNLAPGCRTLFSVLIRVIGDLMQRIQRVSQFPAKLLLVRRQLMGLVPEEQIDHMTLFQGVVVLEEFCKELAAIAFVKFTPEGPV
- the FHIP2B gene encoding FHF complex subunit HOOK interacting protein 2B isoform X1 codes for the protein MFSRLGAFLQQAVETQEPSIDLLEAFTEHWKGLTHYYLETTDENTPVKETDIPWRLKQMLDILVYEEKQHPAGETGPCLEYLLQHKILETLSTLGKAEYPPGMRQQVFLFFSRVLGQVQHPLLHYLNVHRPVQKLLQFGSNALGSATEKEEVQFAAVLCAKIKQDPALLTYILEGKNLLTGSPQGDAGSSQGETLATNGALTASPEQDRERSMGDAPCATLARKPKNSVSSSSPLRKENNLITSLINLCKSQKSRVALKAQENLLLLISVAQQAAATYLVQNSALCCLVTDHLCDLYNAVPTSADPADILSLERVSWRLQNNSTDEASFPGKGSLDAFFSWLDYCDHLVREAHPVVADAVTEAIGEKLFQGILQPQLLQMSELGILTSTAMLMAMVRQISAPALLQELVTFLLGTERQPEAITDSPQQHLLRSQLIEHCNHLSDEISLATLRLFEELLRKPHEHIVYSLVLRNLEERSYILRSQPGQEERSTHEQEHYEDTLELEEDPYFTDEFPDTSFRTRKKPMASSPRGPARPNEKTDVNEIVLSFLGLVPDEAKTSSYLEEAGYDTYVHDALRLFQECSANIASWNWPQAPKPLEPCDPQAAFYEGHFLKVLFDRMTRILDQPYGLNLQMTSVLSRLALFPHPHLHEYLLDPYLNLAPGCRTLFSVLIRVIGDLMQRIQRVSQFPAKLLLVRRQLMGLVPEEQIDHMTLFQGVVVLEEFCKELAAIAFVKFTPEGPV